One genomic segment of Sander lucioperca isolate FBNREF2018 chromosome 10, SLUC_FBN_1.2, whole genome shotgun sequence includes these proteins:
- the tubb5 gene encoding tubulin beta-5 chain — protein sequence MREIVHIQAGQCGNQIGAKFWEVISDEHGIDPTGTYHGDSDLQLDRISVYYNEATGGKYVPRAILVDLEPGTMDSVRSGPFGQIFRPDNFVFGQSGAGNNWAKGHYTEGAELVDSVLDVVRKESESCDCLQGFQLTHSLGGGTGSGMGTLLISKIREEYPDRIMNTFSVVPSPKVSDTVVEPYNATLSVHQLVENTDETYCIDNEALYDICFRTLKLTTPTYGDLNHLVSATMSGVTTCLRFPGQLNADLRKLAVNMVPFPRLHFFMPGFAPLTSRGSQQYRALTVPELTQQVFDAKNMMAACDPRHGRYLTVAAVFRGRMSMKEVDEQMLNVQNKNSSYFVEWIPNNVKTAVCDIPPRGLKMAVTFIGNSTAIQELFKRISEQFTAMFRRKAFLHWYTGEGMDEMEFTEAESNMNDLVSEYQQYQDATAEEEGEFEEEAEDDA from the exons TTCTGGGAAGTCATCAGCGATGAGCACGGCATCGATCCAACAGGGACTTACCATGGAGACAGTGACCTGCAGCTGGACAGGATCAGTGTCTATTACAATGAGGCTACAG GAGGTAAATATGTGCCTCGAGCCATTCTGGTGGACTTGGAGCCTGGCACTATGGACTCTGTGAGGTCTGGACCCTTTGGGCAGATCTTCAGACCTGACAATTTTGTGTTCG GTCAGAGTGGTGCTGGAAACAACTGGGCCAAGGGTCACTACACAGAGGGAGCTGAGTTGGTGGACTCAGTCCTGGATGTGGTTCGCAAAGAGTCAGAGAGCTGTGACTGCCTGCAGGGCTTCCAGCTCACCCACTCTCTTGGTGGCGGAACTGGATCCGGTATGGGAACCCTGCTCATCAGCAAGATCCGTGAGGAGTACCCCGACCGTATCATGAACACTTTCAGTGTGGTGCCCTCCCCCAAG GTGTCAGACACAGTGGTTGAGCCTTACAATGCAACCCTCTCAGTCCACCAGCTTGTAGAGAACACAGATGAAACCTACTGTATTGACAATGAGGCCCTGTATGACATCTGCTTCCGCACTCTCAAACTGACCACACCCACCTACGGAGACCTTAACCACCTTGTGTCCGCCACCATGAGTGGGGTCACCACCTGCCTGCGCTTCCCTGGTCAGCTCAATGCTGATCTACGCAAACTGGCTGTCAACATGGTGCCTTTCCCCCGTTTGCACTTCTTCATGCCTGGCTTCGCCCCACTGACCAGCAGAGGCAGCCAGCAGTACAGAGCCCTCACAGTTCCCGAGCTGACCCAGCAAGTGTTTGATGCCAAGAATATGATGGCTGCATGCGACCCACGTCACGGCCGCTATCTGACCGTCGCCGCCGTGTTCCGTGGGCGCATGTCCATGAAGGAAGTTGATGAGCAGATGCTCAACGTCCAGAACAAGAACAGCAGTTACTTTGTCGAATGGATCCCCAACAATGTGAAGACCGCCGTCTGCGACATTCCACCCCGTGGCCTCAAGATGGCTGTCACTTTCATTGGCAACAGCACAGCCATCCAGGAGCTGTTCAAGCGCATCTCAGAGCAGTTCACAGCCATGTTCCGCCGTAAGGCCTTCTTGCATTGGTACACAGGTGAAGGTATGGATGAGATGGAGTTCACTGAAGCAGAGAGCAACATGAATGATCTGGTGTCTGAGTACCAGCAGTACCAGGATGCCACTGCTGAAGAAGAGGGTGAATTTGAGGAGGAGGCTGAAGATGATGCTTAA